A single Syngnathoides biaculeatus isolate LvHL_M chromosome 18, ASM1980259v1, whole genome shotgun sequence DNA region contains:
- the tmem248 gene encoding transmembrane protein 248 isoform X2: MVYLLNPLENLRSYINNRPPLVIFMISVSALAIAFLTIGYFFKIKEIKSPEFTEDWNTFLLRYNELDFCVSENETIKHGLNESTTPESLAATSGQARPSTSAVLLSEDSGSVNISVAITLTLDPQRPFGGYSRNITHLYASVLGQQVGLSGREAHEEINITFTLPVSWNAEDCILHGHCEQVVFSTCMTITAASNVFPVTVQPPHCLPETYTNATSWYKVFTTVRDSDTKYSQDYNPFWCYKGAVGKVYHALNPKLTVIVPDDDRSLINLHLMHTSYFLFVMVITMFCYAVIKGRPGKLRQSSHDFFPEKVTLSEG; encoded by the exons ATG GTGTATCTGTTGAACCCTCTGGAGAACCTGAGAAGCTACATCAACAACCGCCCGCCACTGGTCATCTTTATGATCAGTGTCAGTGCCCTGGCCATCGCCTTTCTCACTATTGGTTACTTCTTCAAGATCAAGGAGATCAAGTCTCCGGAGTTTACCGAG GACTGGAACACCTTCCTGCTGCGCTACAACGAGCTTGACTTCTGCGTGTCGGAGAACGAGACCATCAAACACGGCCTGAACGAGTCCACCACGCCCGAGAGCCTGGCAGCGACCAGCGGGCAGGCTCGGCCCAGCACGTCAGCGGTGTTGCTCTCCGAAGACTCGGGATCCGTCAACATCTCGGTGGCCATCACGCTCACGTTGGACCCCCAGCGGCCCTTTGGCGGGTACTCCCGGAACATCACCCACCTGTACGCCTCCGTGCTGGGACAGCAGGTCGGCTTGTCTG GCCGTGAAGCCCACGAAGAGATCAACATCACCTTCACGCTGCCCGTGTCCTGGAACGCCGAAGACTGCATTCTGCACGGCCACTGCGAGCAGGTGGTGTTCAGCACGTGCATGACCATCACGGCGGCCAGCAACGTCTTCCCGGTCACAGT GCAGCCGCCGCACTGCCTCCCAGAGACGTACACCAACGCCACCTCTTGGTACAAGGTGTTCACCACCGTGCGGGACTCGGACACCAAGTACAGCCAGGACTACAACCCCTTCTGGTGCTACAAGGGCGCAGTGGGCAAGGTGTACCACGCCCTCAATCCCAAACTCACCGTCATCGTGCCCGAC GACGATCGCTCCCTCATCAACCTGCACCTGATGCACACCAGCTACTTCCTGTTCGTCATGGTCATCACCATGTTCTGTTATGCCGTCATCAAGGGCAGGCCCGGCAAATTGCGGCAGAGTAGCCACGATTTCTTCCCCGAGAAG GTGACACTTTCAGAAGGCTAA
- the tmem248 gene encoding transmembrane protein 248 isoform X1, producing MTAACATPGSPPPETDSSGIFLSFPPKWPGFVHVGIPVQVYLLNPLENLRSYINNRPPLVIFMISVSALAIAFLTIGYFFKIKEIKSPEFTEDWNTFLLRYNELDFCVSENETIKHGLNESTTPESLAATSGQARPSTSAVLLSEDSGSVNISVAITLTLDPQRPFGGYSRNITHLYASVLGQQVGLSGREAHEEINITFTLPVSWNAEDCILHGHCEQVVFSTCMTITAASNVFPVTVQPPHCLPETYTNATSWYKVFTTVRDSDTKYSQDYNPFWCYKGAVGKVYHALNPKLTVIVPDDDRSLINLHLMHTSYFLFVMVITMFCYAVIKGRPGKLRQSSHDFFPEKVTLSEG from the exons ATGACAGCTGCTTGCGCAACTCCCGGTTCTCCTCCTCCAGAGACAGATTCTTCTGGAATATTTCTGAGTTTTCCTCCAAAATGGCCAG GCTTTGTCCACGTCGGCATCCCAGTCCAG GTGTATCTGTTGAACCCTCTGGAGAACCTGAGAAGCTACATCAACAACCGCCCGCCACTGGTCATCTTTATGATCAGTGTCAGTGCCCTGGCCATCGCCTTTCTCACTATTGGTTACTTCTTCAAGATCAAGGAGATCAAGTCTCCGGAGTTTACCGAG GACTGGAACACCTTCCTGCTGCGCTACAACGAGCTTGACTTCTGCGTGTCGGAGAACGAGACCATCAAACACGGCCTGAACGAGTCCACCACGCCCGAGAGCCTGGCAGCGACCAGCGGGCAGGCTCGGCCCAGCACGTCAGCGGTGTTGCTCTCCGAAGACTCGGGATCCGTCAACATCTCGGTGGCCATCACGCTCACGTTGGACCCCCAGCGGCCCTTTGGCGGGTACTCCCGGAACATCACCCACCTGTACGCCTCCGTGCTGGGACAGCAGGTCGGCTTGTCTG GCCGTGAAGCCCACGAAGAGATCAACATCACCTTCACGCTGCCCGTGTCCTGGAACGCCGAAGACTGCATTCTGCACGGCCACTGCGAGCAGGTGGTGTTCAGCACGTGCATGACCATCACGGCGGCCAGCAACGTCTTCCCGGTCACAGT GCAGCCGCCGCACTGCCTCCCAGAGACGTACACCAACGCCACCTCTTGGTACAAGGTGTTCACCACCGTGCGGGACTCGGACACCAAGTACAGCCAGGACTACAACCCCTTCTGGTGCTACAAGGGCGCAGTGGGCAAGGTGTACCACGCCCTCAATCCCAAACTCACCGTCATCGTGCCCGAC GACGATCGCTCCCTCATCAACCTGCACCTGATGCACACCAGCTACTTCCTGTTCGTCATGGTCATCACCATGTTCTGTTATGCCGTCATCAAGGGCAGGCCCGGCAAATTGCGGCAGAGTAGCCACGATTTCTTCCCCGAGAAG GTGACACTTTCAGAAGGCTAA